The genome window GGCGGTAATGATAAAGTTGTTCCCAAATTATAGAGCGACTCATCCAATGTAAATCCGGGATTAGTTGTCGCTAGCTCTACGCGACATCCTCCTGGTTCGATAAAATAAGCGGATCGAAAATAGCCCCGATCGGTAAACAATTCTCTTTGCCAACCATTCTCGCCCGCTTTTTCCCAATAGTAATGAAGCTGAGCGGTTGATTCTACTGCCAGTGCCAAATGATCTACTGAACCCCGTCCCCACTTCTTCTCTGGCGCATCAAGCGGGGTTTGAACCAAATCTAGATGCTCCCGCTTCTCTAGCTGAATTTGATTGTCCTTAATTTGACAGCCAAACAAATCATGAAAAAATTCGGCTGTTTTATTGGGATCTGGGACAGCGAGCGTACTACCGATTACTCCAATAATTTGTTTAGTTTCTGGAATATCTGATTGATAATTTATGTGCCAATCATAAAGCTCATCGTCTCGCTCTTTAAATTGCAGAGTAACTCCGTCTTGATCAACAACATGCAATACATGCCTCGAATCAACTTCGGTCTTGTAACCATTATTTTGCAGTCGATCCCGCCAATAAATCAGTGAATCTCTCGGGATTGCAAAATTAATCCCCGACCAATAATGATTTACGTCAGTGCGCTTACGAAACGGATTGATTGGAAAGAAAGTCACAATCGTCCCAGGAGTACCCATAAAATCGCCATAATAAAGATGGCGCCTACGAGGAAAAGCTTGGTTGACACTATTTTTCACCAAACGAAGCCCTAAAATTTTGGTATAAAACTTCAGATTA of Xylocopilactobacillus apicola contains these proteins:
- a CDS encoding VOC family protein — its product is MKIHHISLLTEDLDTNLKFYTKILGLRLVKNSVNQAFPRRRHLYYGDFMGTPGTIVTFFPINPFRKRTDVNHYWSGINFAIPRDSLIYWRDRLQNNGYKTEVDSRHVLHVVDQDGVTLQFKERDDELYDWHINYQSDIPETKQIIGVIGSTLAVPDPNKTAEFFHDLFGCQIKDNQIQLEKREHLDLVQTPLDAPEKKWGRGSVDHLALAVESTAQLHYYWEKAGENGWQRELFTDRGYFRSAYFIEPGGCRVELATTNPGFTLDESLYNLGTTLSLPPLLESEREMLTNFYAEKGINFDDVEPYTGNGYLNNRSSKPLKGEAYNDSNQ